In a single window of the Chitinivibrionales bacterium genome:
- a CDS encoding sorbosone dehydrogenase family protein, translating into MIIIACGAPFHASYSSPVHLDRIKMPEGFKISLYASNIPDARSMARGSEGTLFVGNRQADKVWAVVDSNNDNVADKSVIILRGLTSPNGVAFLENDLYVAERSRILKFPDIESSIDQPPAPEVIYDDLPKKRAHGWKYIAFSPDNYLYVPVGAPCNVCLRTDPRFASITRMKPDGSDFSVYAQGVRNTVGFDWHPETGVLWFTDNGRDWMGDNIPPDELNRAPHPGMHFGFPFCHGGDIPDPKYGKKRPCTEFTPPAIKLGPHVAALGMKFYTGTMFPSPYHNQIFVAEHGSWNRSSKIGYRITLVRIENREAVSYDVFAEGWMQNEVAWGRPVDILVMPDGSLLVSDDYAGVIYRIEYAPSS; encoded by the coding sequence ATGATCATTATAGCCTGTGGTGCACCGTTCCATGCTTCTTATTCCTCACCGGTTCATCTTGACCGGATAAAAATGCCTGAAGGATTTAAAATATCCCTCTATGCATCGAATATTCCCGATGCCCGCTCGATGGCCCGGGGCTCCGAAGGAACCCTTTTTGTCGGCAATCGACAGGCCGATAAGGTGTGGGCGGTTGTGGATTCGAATAACGACAATGTAGCCGATAAATCCGTAATTATTCTCCGGGGGCTCACCAGCCCGAATGGCGTGGCCTTTCTGGAAAATGACCTTTACGTTGCAGAACGATCCCGTATTCTGAAGTTTCCGGATATTGAATCCAGCATAGATCAACCGCCGGCGCCTGAGGTCATTTATGATGATTTACCAAAAAAGCGGGCGCACGGATGGAAATATATTGCATTCAGTCCCGACAATTATCTGTATGTTCCAGTTGGCGCTCCATGCAATGTATGCCTGCGCACCGACCCTCGGTTTGCTTCGATTACCCGCATGAAACCCGACGGTTCCGATTTCTCCGTGTATGCACAGGGGGTGCGTAATACGGTTGGATTCGACTGGCATCCCGAAACAGGGGTGCTCTGGTTTACTGATAACGGTCGGGATTGGATGGGAGACAATATTCCTCCCGATGAACTCAACCGTGCTCCTCATCCGGGAATGCATTTCGGTTTCCCCTTTTGCCATGGCGGTGATATCCCCGATCCGAAATACGGAAAAAAACGTCCGTGTACCGAGTTTACTCCTCCTGCGATAAAACTGGGACCACATGTGGCGGCACTGGGAATGAAATTCTACACGGGAACAATGTTCCCTTCCCCCTATCACAACCAGATATTCGTTGCCGAACACGGCTCATGGAACAGATCCAGCAAAATCGGCTATCGGATAACCCTTGTACGCATCGAAAACAGAGAAGCGGTCTCCTATGATGTATTTGCTGAAGGCTGGATGCAGAATGAAGTGGCGTGGGGAAGACCCGTGGATATTCTGGTTATGCCTGACGGTTCTTTGCTGGTATCGGATGATTATGCCGGGGTAATTTACCGTATCGAATACGCCCCTTCTTCTTGA
- a CDS encoding DUF1540 domain-containing protein, whose product MKVFYRHMKNAVIRSLAYYSLNYENEIAQCAYRGRIESIRNNGRNVRLEERSRAMALEISDVIECDVEECVFNTDKKCHTMAIMVGGPDPLCDTYMSGSKKSGSGDLFAKVGTCKIGQCKYNSEYECQAHGITVVPKGSKAFCGTYEL is encoded by the coding sequence ATGAAGGTCTTTTACCGTCACATGAAAAATGCGGTAATCCGTTCATTGGCATATTATTCGCTTAACTACGAAAATGAAATTGCTCAATGTGCATATCGAGGCCGGATAGAAAGTATCCGCAATAATGGAAGAAATGTACGACTTGAGGAAAGGAGTCGAGCTATGGCACTGGAAATATCGGATGTAATAGAATGTGATGTAGAAGAATGCGTTTTTAATACCGACAAAAAATGTCATACCATGGCGATCATGGTTGGCGGTCCCGATCCGCTGTGTGATACTTATATGAGCGGCAGCAAAAAGAGCGGTAGCGGCGATCTTTTTGCAAAAGTGGGTACATGTAAAATTGGACAATGTAAATACAATAGTGAATACGAATGTCAGGCCCACGGGATAACGGTAGTCCCCAAGGGCAGTAAAGCATTCTGTGGAACTTACGAATTATGA
- a CDS encoding ferredoxin, which produces MRAIVDRDVCIGCEDCAIACPELFDIDNESVAVVKQDPVPLEAQGLCREVAELCPVEAIRIEENLYS; this is translated from the coding sequence ATGAGAGCGATTGTCGATAGAGACGTATGCATTGGATGTGAAGACTGTGCAATAGCATGTCCGGAGCTTTTTGATATAGATAATGAGAGTGTTGCTGTGGTTAAACAGGACCCGGTTCCATTGGAGGCCCAAGGCCTTTGTCGAGAAGTTGCTGAATTGTGTCCCGTTGAAGCGATACGAATTGAAGAGAACTTATACAGTTAG